A window of the Helianthus annuus cultivar XRQ/B chromosome 4, HanXRQr2.0-SUNRISE, whole genome shotgun sequence genome harbors these coding sequences:
- the LOC110936771 gene encoding inositol oxygenase 2 — translation MTVCIEQSVHESEVVVETKNHCDTNELVLIGDVVVPDQTVVGGDFDQPEVNAFGQSFRDYDVENERQKQVEEFYRMNHIYQTYDYVKKMREEYKKLDKLEMSIWECCELLNEVVDESDPDLDEPQIEHLLQTAEAIRKDYPDEDWLHLTALIHDLGKVLLLPRFGELPQWAVVGDTHPLGCAFDDSIVHHKYFKENPDMNNPAYQTKNGIYTEGCGLENVMISWGHDDYMYLVAKENGSTLPEAGLFIIRYHSFYPLHRSGAYKHLMNEEDVKNLKWLQIFNKYDLYSKSKSRVDVEKVKPYYLSLINKYFPEKLRW, via the exons ATGACTGTTTGCATCGAGCAGTCTGTACACG AATCCGAGGTGGTAGTGGAGACCAAGAACCATTGTGATACCAATGAGCTGGTATTGATTGGAGATGTGGTGGTGCCTGATCAAACTGTTGTTGGTGGCGATTTTGATCAACCGGAAGTCAACGCATTCGGTCAATCATTCAGGGACTATGATGTGGAGAATGAACGACAGAAGCAGGTGGAGGAGTTTTATAGGATGAACCACATTTACCAAACATATGATTAT GTGAAGAAGATGAGAGAAGAGTATAAGAAACTGGATAAGTTGGAGATGAGCATCTGGGAATGTTGTGAGCTGTTAAATGAAGTTGTAGATGAAAGTGATCCTGATTTGGATGAACCGCAAATCGAGCATTTGTTGCAGACAGCTGAAGCTATTAGGAAAGATTATCCAGATGAAGATTGGCTCCATTTGACTGCCCTTATCCATG ACCTTGGAAAAGTTCTGCTTCTTCCAAGATTTGGGGAGCTTCCACAATGGGCAGTTGTGGGTGACACACACCCTCTTGGTTGTGCTTTTGATGACTCAATTGTTCACCATAAg TATTTCAAAGAAAATCCAGATATGAACAATCCTGCTTATCAAACCAAGAATGGAATTTATACAGAAGGATGTGGACTAGAAAATGTGATGATTTCTTGGGGACATGATGACTACATGTATTtg gTGGCCAAGGAAAATGGAAGTACTCTACCCGAAGCCGGATTGTTCATCATTCGTTACCATTCTTTCTATC CATTGCACCGGTCTGGAGCGTATAAGCATTTGATGAATGAGGAGGATGTTAAGAACTTGAAGTGGCTTCAAATCTTCAA TAAGTATGATCTTTACAGTAAAAGCAAAAGCCGTGTTGATGTTGAGAAAGTGAAGCCATACTATCTATCCCTCATTAATAAG TATTTTCCAGAAAAACTCAGATGGTGA